One genomic segment of uncultured Methanobrevibacter sp. includes these proteins:
- a CDS encoding deoxyhypusine synthase, whose translation MKVSQLSIEKDMKIIDLINQFESSGVLGAGRVARACDILADMISDEDMNVFLSLGGPLIPGGMRNIVTKMIKEGHVNLIVSSGANITHDLVESFGGAHYRHEGKDDEELNEEGIGRIADINVGSDDFTLFETEITKIFEKIASEKNVVSIQELLHEIGLLVEDENSFVAAAARNDVPIFAPGLIDSMMGLQLWIFSQDHDFTVSAAGDMPLLSDIVFGSQKVGAVLLGGGLTKHYTLASNVITGGLDAAIQITMDRPEAGSLGGAPLEEAKSWAKARCGSSLASVVGDVTVIFPLIYAAALDKISGD comes from the coding sequence ATGAAAGTTTCACAGCTCAGCATTGAAAAAGATATGAAAATAATTGATTTGATTAATCAATTTGAAAGTTCTGGAGTATTAGGTGCAGGCAGGGTAGCTCGTGCCTGCGATATTTTGGCGGACATGATTTCAGATGAAGACATGAATGTATTTTTAAGCCTTGGCGGTCCTTTGATTCCGGGAGGTATGCGAAATATTGTGACCAAAATGATTAAGGAAGGTCATGTCAATTTAATTGTTTCAAGTGGCGCAAATATTACTCATGATTTGGTTGAATCGTTTGGTGGAGCTCATTATCGCCATGAAGGAAAAGATGATGAAGAACTAAACGAAGAAGGTATCGGAAGAATTGCAGACATCAATGTAGGCTCTGACGATTTCACTCTTTTTGAAACTGAAATAACTAAAATATTTGAAAAGATAGCCAGTGAAAAAAATGTTGTTTCAATTCAGGAACTGCTTCATGAAATAGGTCTTCTTGTTGAAGATGAAAATTCATTTGTAGCTGCTGCAGCTAGAAATGATGTTCCGATTTTTGCACCGGGGCTTATTGATTCGATGATGGGTTTGCAGTTATGGATTTTTTCACAGGACCATGACTTTACCGTAAGTGCTGCAGGAGACATGCCTTTATTGTCAGATATTGTCTTTGGATCTCAAAAAGTGGGTGCAGTTCTTTTGGGAGGAGGCCTTACCAAACATTATACATTAGCTTCCAATGTAATTACTGGAGGTCTTGATGCGGCTATTCAGATTACAATGGACAGGCCTGAAGCCGGAAGTTTGGGCGGAGCGCCTCTTGAAGAAGCAAAATCATGGGCAAAAGCAAGATGCGGTTCTAGTCTGGCCAGTGTTGTTGGTGATGTTACAGTTATTTTCCCTTTAATTTATGCCGCAGCATTGGATAAGATTAGCGGTGATTAA
- a CDS encoding CBS domain-containing protein gives MLTSVQKEILQTLINLYQSSNGKSIKGEDIAEVMNRNPGTIRNQMQSLRSLGLVKGVPGPRGGYKPTIEAYHSLNISISDNDSKVPIYINGERLDDISVARIEFTSVPQPTECEAAIKVLGSIKDLNLGDTVRIGPTPVNNLGVMGTIVGRDDMDNILLVDTTTIRSIPKKTVGDIASKEVISFSVDCSVKEACKKLTSHEIDGAPVIKDGKVVGVFTLTDLVQAIAHDKENLSVGELMSTNVVIVNEDMKIANAIEVMLKKSISRLIIADNNQVLLGIVTRTDLIDSITNLEQFPIITN, from the coding sequence ATGTTAACATCTGTTCAAAAAGAAATTTTACAAACCTTAATTAATTTATACCAATCATCTAATGGTAAATCAATTAAGGGTGAAGACATTGCTGAGGTTATGAATAGGAACCCTGGAACAATACGTAATCAGATGCAATCATTAAGAAGTTTAGGTTTAGTTAAAGGTGTGCCTGGTCCGAGAGGAGGATATAAGCCAACCATTGAAGCTTACCATTCACTAAACATTTCAATATCAGACAATGATTCCAAAGTGCCTATTTATATAAACGGTGAAAGGCTAGATGACATTTCTGTTGCACGTATAGAATTTACAAGTGTTCCTCAACCTACGGAATGTGAAGCCGCCATTAAAGTTTTAGGAAGCATCAAGGATTTAAACCTTGGAGATACAGTCAGGATAGGTCCGACTCCTGTGAACAATTTGGGAGTTATGGGAACAATTGTAGGAAGAGACGATATGGACAATATCCTTTTAGTTGATACTACCACAATCAGAAGTATTCCTAAAAAGACTGTTGGTGATATTGCAAGTAAGGAAGTAATTTCATTTTCAGTTGACTGCTCTGTAAAAGAGGCATGTAAAAAATTGACTTCCCATGAAATTGACGGAGCTCCTGTCATTAAAGATGGAAAAGTAGTTGGTGTATTTACATTGACAGACCTTGTCCAGGCAATAGCTCATGATAAGGAAAACTTGTCTGTTGGTGAATTAATGTCAACTAATGTTGTCATTGTCAATGAAGATATGAAAATAGCAAATGCAATTGAAGTGATGCTTAAAAAATCAATTTCAAGATTAATAATAGCAGATAACAATCAGGTTTTACTAGGAATTGTCACAAGAACAGATTTAATAGACAGCATAACTAATTTAGAACAATTCCCAATTATTACTAATTAA
- a CDS encoding putative glycoside hydrolase — protein MTSVNLETLKKNGVTDLFLNFYAFEAHGESKVKSWIKKAKAQKINVHIWVQSFYDGEWHNPKTMNLTSKLKEIKGYANIEGVKGIHLDYLRYPGNAYKTDGGADAITNFVKKVRSQNPKVFLSCAVMPENDCKKYYGQDISALGKIVDTIIPMQYKGNYKAGTEWLKSTIKLFSGKATIWSGLQTYKSDDDPTKLSASELLSDAKTCISNGAKGVILFRYGLCPTINFTSLQDKKTVALSSDNIKTMAVTVKKYVDEHKKLPSSVTVNGKKYTWPQVWYVLSYAVNNLGKSLTSVPNVKSSIKANGNVINEKVYPSDFKDQSKRVVQYIKQNGQVPNYVRTVKSKKRVRPRVSIDALARILVYYYSHKNTLPDYCNYNSSRFSSAKSKYGHATKSGCDNMGQNNGVYCGPHSMQECIRNLTGKVISQSTLASWAGTGSGGTDHQGLETAIAKAAKQLNVKLTCKWYSFSELGWDGIKKILASQNQDCVIHNLYRYKPGVYGGDGHYEVVNAVNDSNINVQNSLGNRSCNDCYCGYIEYRSKSDFETYISGISQKSVLVITRG, from the coding sequence ATGACAAGTGTAAATCTTGAAACACTTAAAAAGAATGGAGTTACAGATTTATTTTTAAACTTTTATGCTTTTGAAGCTCATGGGGAATCTAAGGTTAAATCTTGGATTAAAAAGGCAAAGGCACAGAAGATTAATGTGCATATTTGGGTTCAGTCTTTTTATGATGGTGAATGGCATAATCCAAAAACTATGAATCTCACATCAAAATTAAAAGAGATTAAAGGGTATGCAAATATTGAAGGAGTAAAAGGAATACATCTTGATTATTTACGTTATCCTGGTAATGCATATAAAACAGATGGTGGTGCAGATGCTATTACTAATTTTGTGAAGAAGGTTCGTAGTCAGAATCCAAAGGTATTTCTTTCATGTGCGGTAATGCCTGAAAATGATTGTAAAAAATATTATGGGCAAGATATCAGTGCATTAGGAAAAATTGTAGATACAATTATTCCAATGCAGTATAAAGGAAATTACAAGGCCGGAACTGAATGGTTAAAATCAACTATTAAACTTTTCAGCGGAAAAGCAACAATTTGGAGTGGACTTCAAACTTATAAATCTGATGATGATCCAACTAAATTATCTGCAAGTGAATTATTATCTGATGCTAAGACATGTATATCAAATGGTGCAAAAGGAGTAATTTTATTTAGATATGGATTATGTCCAACAATTAATTTCACTTCATTACAAGATAAAAAAACTGTAGCACTTTCATCAGATAACATTAAAACAATGGCAGTTACAGTTAAAAAGTATGTTGATGAACATAAAAAATTACCTTCTAGTGTTACTGTTAACGGTAAGAAGTATACTTGGCCTCAAGTATGGTATGTCTTATCATATGCTGTTAATAATCTTGGTAAAAGTTTAACAAGTGTTCCTAATGTTAAAAGTTCTATTAAAGCAAATGGGAATGTTATTAATGAAAAGGTTTATCCATCTGATTTTAAGGATCAATCTAAAAGGGTTGTTCAATATATTAAGCAGAATGGTCAAGTTCCAAATTATGTTAGGACTGTGAAATCTAAAAAGAGAGTTAGGCCTCGTGTAAGTATTGATGCATTAGCAAGAATACTTGTATACTATTATAGTCATAAAAATACTCTTCCAGATTATTGTAATTATAATTCTAGTAGGTTTTCATCTGCTAAATCTAAATATGGTCATGCAACTAAATCTGGTTGTGATAATATGGGTCAGAATAATGGTGTTTATTGTGGGCCTCATAGTATGCAGGAATGTATCAGAAACCTTACGGGTAAAGTTATATCACAGTCTACATTAGCTTCTTGGGCTGGAACTGGTAGTGGTGGAACAGATCATCAAGGTTTGGAAACTGCTATTGCTAAAGCAGCAAAACAATTGAATGTGAAATTGACTTGTAAATGGTATAGTTTCAGTGAACTTGGTTGGGATGGAATTAAAAAGATTCTTGCTTCCCAAAACCAAGATTGTGTAATTCATAATCTCTACAGGTATAAACCTGGAGTGTATGGTGGTGATGGGCATTATGAAGTTGTCAATGCAGTAAACGACAGCAACATTAATGTCCAGAATAGTTTAGGTAATAGGTCATGTAATGATTGTTACTGTGGTTATATTGAATACCGTAGTAAGTCTGATTTTGAGACTTATATTAGTGGTATTTCACAGAAAAGTGTGCTTGTAATTACAAGGGGATGA